The Pseudoalteromonas aliena SW19 genome includes a region encoding these proteins:
- the glgB gene encoding 1,4-alpha-glucan branching protein GlgB produces the protein MNSSVVDKIGSSFNNYDAQVQALNIGRFKDPFSFLGVHKLNNLNIELRLYLPTALNVTVDSLGKKIKAQRYKQSDLFIAKLNDLPTAPYKCEAEYENAVITYYDEYSFKSELDAQAMYLFNEGSLEHAYSHFGAHFCTQQNIEGVCFCVWAPNAASVSIIGEFNFWQANRHFMRFHPASGVWELFIPGLEADMCYKFAITTQSGDVLEKADPFAFKMQQAPGTASVLQYKPDPITLDEQAINNRQKRNHIDAPISIYEVHLGSWQRGDNNRYLSYAELADTLVNYALEMNFTHLQLMPISEYPFDGSWGYQPVGLFAPTSRFGDYNSFKYFVEQCHKANLGILIDWVPGHFPSDPHGLHQFDGTHLYEHADMRQGFHPDWNTYIYNYDRPEVKSFLISNAMYWLHQFGLDGLRVDAVASMLYLDYSRKEGEWIPNCFGGRENLGAIECLKQVNLRSYKNNSGIMMVAEESTAWPGVTQDVQHNGLGFGYKWNMGWMNDSLQYMQRDPLYKQHHHHEMTFSMVYAFSENFILPLSHDEVVHGKGSLIEKMPGDDWQKFANLRAYYAFMWAHPGKKLLFMGCEIAQRSEWGHDHSIDWHLLEHQSHMGIKQTIKTLNYIYKNQPALYELDTSATGFTWIDNNNNEQSILSFVRYAKRARDFVVVIANFTPMSYQHYDIGVPCKGYYQVILNTDETQFFGSGIEVTQNDGQLIKASAVASHGFEQSISIAIGGLTTIYLQKVDDE, from the coding sequence ATGAACAGCTCTGTAGTAGATAAGATTGGATCATCTTTTAATAATTACGATGCACAAGTGCAAGCCCTAAATATTGGGCGATTTAAAGACCCATTTAGTTTTCTTGGGGTACATAAATTAAATAACTTAAACATAGAGTTACGGTTGTATTTGCCGACTGCTTTGAATGTGACGGTTGATTCTTTGGGTAAAAAAATAAAAGCGCAGCGATATAAGCAAAGTGACTTGTTTATTGCAAAGCTCAACGATTTGCCGACGGCTCCTTACAAATGTGAAGCTGAATATGAAAATGCAGTCATTACGTATTACGATGAGTACAGTTTTAAGAGTGAGCTTGATGCACAGGCAATGTATTTATTTAATGAAGGTAGTTTAGAGCATGCATACTCGCACTTTGGTGCGCATTTTTGCACCCAACAAAACATAGAAGGTGTGTGCTTTTGTGTTTGGGCACCCAATGCAGCTAGTGTATCTATTATTGGTGAGTTTAATTTTTGGCAAGCTAATCGTCACTTTATGCGTTTTCACCCTGCCAGTGGTGTTTGGGAATTGTTTATACCCGGGCTTGAAGCCGATATGTGTTATAAATTTGCAATTACCACGCAAAGTGGAGACGTACTAGAAAAAGCAGATCCGTTTGCATTTAAAATGCAACAAGCGCCAGGGACTGCCAGCGTCTTACAATATAAGCCAGATCCTATAACGCTTGATGAGCAAGCGATAAATAATAGACAAAAGCGTAACCATATTGATGCGCCTATCAGTATTTATGAAGTACATTTGGGGTCATGGCAACGCGGTGACAACAATCGTTATTTAAGTTACGCAGAGCTCGCTGACACACTCGTTAACTATGCGCTGGAAATGAACTTTACTCACTTGCAACTAATGCCTATCAGTGAATACCCTTTTGATGGCTCGTGGGGTTATCAGCCGGTGGGTTTATTTGCACCAACCAGCCGCTTTGGCGATTACAACAGTTTTAAATATTTTGTAGAGCAATGCCACAAAGCTAATTTAGGCATTTTAATAGACTGGGTACCGGGGCACTTTCCAAGTGATCCGCATGGCTTGCATCAATTTGATGGCACCCACTTGTATGAGCATGCCGACATGCGCCAAGGTTTTCACCCCGATTGGAACACCTATATTTATAACTATGATCGCCCTGAAGTTAAAAGCTTTTTGATTTCCAATGCCATGTATTGGTTGCATCAATTTGGGCTTGATGGTTTGCGCGTAGATGCAGTGGCTTCCATGCTGTACTTAGATTACAGCCGTAAAGAGGGGGAGTGGATCCCTAACTGTTTTGGTGGACGCGAAAACTTAGGTGCAATTGAGTGCTTAAAGCAAGTCAATCTTCGCAGCTATAAAAATAATTCTGGCATTATGATGGTGGCTGAAGAATCAACTGCATGGCCTGGGGTTACACAAGATGTTCAGCACAATGGTCTCGGATTTGGCTATAAATGGAATATGGGCTGGATGAACGATAGTTTGCAATACATGCAACGCGATCCACTTTACAAACAGCATCATCACCACGAAATGACATTTTCGATGGTGTACGCCTTTAGTGAAAATTTCATTTTGCCATTAAGTCATGACGAAGTCGTGCATGGTAAAGGCTCGTTGATTGAAAAAATGCCAGGCGATGATTGGCAAAAATTTGCAAATCTACGTGCGTACTATGCGTTTATGTGGGCGCATCCAGGTAAAAAACTATTGTTTATGGGGTGTGAAATAGCGCAGCGAAGTGAGTGGGGGCACGATCATTCAATTGATTGGCACTTATTAGAGCATCAAAGTCACATGGGCATAAAGCAAACGATTAAAACGCTTAATTACATTTATAAAAACCAACCTGCTTTATACGAGCTTGATACAAGTGCAACTGGTTTCACTTGGATAGACAACAATAATAACGAGCAAAGCATTTTAAGTTTTGTGCGCTATGCTAAACGCGCACGTGATTTTGTAGTAGTGATAGCCAATTTTACACCAATGTCATATCAACATTACGATATTGGCGTCCCCTGTAAAGGTTACTATCAAGTCATTTTAAATACGGATGAAACGCAATTTTTTGGCTCGGGGATCGAAGTAACCCAAAATGACGGGCAGCTTATTAAAGCATCTGCTGTTGCAAGTCATGGATTTGAGCAAAGTATTTCTATTGCTATTGGCGGTTTAACGACTATTTATTTGCAAAAGGTTGACGATGAGTAA
- the malQ gene encoding 4-alpha-glucanotransferase, whose product MDALSQLFYLHGIGYEFTKYNGEQVFFSEETRKRALQCSGVNPDDNNQIAHLNYELDVAVWLQLVPSVSLVESPENTLKIRIDERQSHAVTYVKIESLGVNLTFQTLHGLPIVGEYYLDGVRYIELALSLPNIPVGYHDATVQVGEQLTQTQIWSVPEQVYQVANKKCTGLSIQLYTLKNKAQLGIGDFGDLLALTHLCGAQSMDYILLNPLHLLFADMPQRASPYSPNSRALLNPLYIAIDLCDDAKNNLELNTLMQSDDLTALMQSNEKFINYENVSCIKYRLFKTLYNHFEKTACHERRQAFTDFCNAYSTTLKTLESDNLMFDYYLQWQAHLQLALCQNSCVAQGMTIGLINDLAVGCAGDGVEFNAQQSLFSQGAHVGAPPDPWAEAGQNWGLPALTPQKLGNNHYQFYRSLIRANMQDVGGLRIDHVMAIRRLWWCFETNGKQDGCYVYYPFEHLLAILKIESHINQSLVIGEDLGVVPPEVRHALASSGIFSNSLFYFEKQYDGEFISINDLSPHCLLMIANHDVPPFKGWWQHDDLDIKQQYNLIDEQLCTSLAKQRVEERQKLLRFINANQTQELDLQSNATDVYQSLVLCLAKSQSRLFALQIDDLDEQQYPVNIPGTDTEYPNWRRALNHTCEEIFNKNASFLAAIDSIRKG is encoded by the coding sequence ATGGACGCTCTTTCGCAGTTGTTTTACCTGCATGGCATTGGCTATGAGTTCACTAAATATAACGGCGAACAGGTTTTTTTTAGCGAAGAGACACGTAAGCGAGCTTTGCAATGTAGTGGTGTAAATCCCGACGATAACAATCAAATTGCGCACCTAAACTATGAGTTAGATGTGGCTGTGTGGTTACAATTAGTACCCAGTGTTAGCTTAGTTGAGTCACCCGAGAATACGTTAAAAATACGCATTGATGAGCGTCAAAGTCACGCTGTTACATACGTCAAAATAGAATCACTGGGTGTTAATTTAACATTTCAAACGCTACATGGTTTACCTATTGTAGGTGAATACTACCTAGACGGCGTTCGCTATATTGAACTTGCTCTCTCATTACCAAATATTCCTGTGGGATATCATGATGCAACGGTGCAAGTTGGAGAGCAACTAACACAGACGCAAATTTGGTCTGTGCCTGAGCAAGTTTATCAAGTAGCCAATAAAAAATGCACCGGGCTGTCCATTCAGCTCTATACTTTAAAAAATAAAGCGCAATTAGGGATTGGAGATTTCGGCGATTTATTAGCCTTAACACACTTATGTGGTGCGCAAAGCATGGATTATATTTTACTTAACCCTCTTCATCTATTATTCGCTGATATGCCACAGCGGGCGAGTCCTTATAGCCCAAACAGCCGTGCTTTGCTAAACCCTCTTTATATCGCCATTGATCTATGCGATGACGCTAAAAATAATCTAGAACTCAATACATTAATGCAAAGCGATGACCTAACTGCGCTGATGCAAAGTAATGAAAAATTTATAAATTACGAAAATGTAAGCTGCATCAAATATAGGTTATTTAAAACGCTTTATAATCACTTTGAGAAAACGGCTTGCCACGAGCGTCGCCAAGCATTTACTGATTTTTGTAATGCGTATTCAACTACATTAAAAACGCTAGAATCAGATAACTTAATGTTTGATTATTACCTGCAGTGGCAAGCACATTTGCAATTGGCACTTTGCCAGAATAGTTGTGTGGCGCAGGGAATGACGATTGGCTTAATAAACGATTTAGCAGTGGGATGTGCTGGTGATGGTGTTGAATTTAACGCCCAACAAAGTTTATTTAGTCAAGGTGCACATGTTGGGGCTCCGCCAGATCCATGGGCTGAAGCGGGCCAAAATTGGGGATTACCTGCACTTACCCCTCAAAAACTTGGCAATAACCACTACCAGTTTTATCGCTCACTCATTCGCGCCAATATGCAAGATGTTGGTGGGCTGCGAATTGATCACGTAATGGCTATTAGGCGCTTATGGTGGTGCTTTGAAACCAACGGCAAACAAGATGGCTGCTATGTTTATTATCCATTCGAACACTTACTCGCAATTTTAAAAATTGAATCGCATATTAATCAGAGTCTTGTTATTGGTGAGGACTTAGGTGTCGTCCCTCCTGAGGTAAGGCACGCTTTGGCATCTAGCGGTATTTTTTCTAACAGTTTGTTCTATTTTGAAAAGCAGTACGATGGCGAGTTTATTTCAATAAATGATTTATCGCCCCATTGCTTATTAATGATTGCCAATCATGATGTACCTCCCTTTAAGGGCTGGTGGCAACACGACGATTTAGACATAAAGCAGCAATATAATTTAATTGATGAACAGCTATGCACCAGCCTTGCTAAACAGCGAGTTGAAGAGCGACAAAAGCTACTGCGCTTTATTAACGCCAATCAAACACAAGAGCTTGACTTACAAAGTAATGCAACTGATGTATATCAATCACTTGTATTATGTTTAGCCAAATCTCAGTCTCGATTATTTGCCTTGCAAATAGACGATTTAGATGAGCAGCAATACCCTGTAAATATTCCAGGTACTGATACTGAGTACCCAAATTGGCGTCGTGCTTTAAACCACACGTGTGAAGAAATTTTTAATAAGAATGCATCTTTTTTAGCTGCTATTGATTCAATAAGGAAAGGTTAA
- the glgX gene encoding glycogen debranching protein GlgX, with protein MSNQFKITHGHVEPLGSIIADGGVNFALYAPKAAQAYLCLFDKSGHSEILKIAMNINEGGIWSIYISPLNEGALYGFRVEGEYNPKQGQLFNEKKLLIDPYAKDLFGEFTWSERHYGQMPIGTKSTVDNAIDIFKSKVIAPSLYAHKKPNHRWSNTVIYECHVKGATYRHPKIPKSLRGKFLGLSHPSFIEHLQSFGITAVELLPVHSFISEQFLTGKGLQNYWGYNTVNFFTPHKDYLVNDDINEFKQMVQQLHAADIEVIIDVVYNHTAEAGNDGPILSLRGFDNLTYYRTVNGQPDVYINDTGCGNTINIDHPRVLQLVLDSLRYWVETMGVDGFRFDLATILGRSQSGFSASHTFLQAIAQDPILNKVKLISEPWDIGPGGYQLGAFPSPWREWNDQYRDVIKRFWRSEEGIIATVAKRLHGSFDIFEHSERGPLNSINFITSHDGFTLADLVSYEEKHNEANGEQNRDGHSANYSFNCGVEGFTDDPLVTALRLQQQKNFLLTLILSKGVPMLASGSEMAHSQGGNNNAYCQNNRTSWLAWKDSQLNHTLTRFVDDALKIRRAHSAFKHSVFLNDIDERFTVRWFTEDGATMSDAHWHESTRQFLMYSLLDKQNKHALLIIFNASKKVVSCQLPPSPIKAPWQMVLSSVNNASISSDSGAMVEISAQSSWVFSANLEEIGHG; from the coding sequence ATGAGTAATCAATTTAAAATCACTCATGGCCACGTTGAACCGTTAGGCTCAATTATTGCTGATGGCGGTGTTAACTTTGCACTCTATGCGCCAAAAGCAGCGCAAGCTTATCTATGTTTGTTTGATAAAAGTGGCCATTCAGAAATCCTAAAAATAGCGATGAATATTAATGAAGGTGGTATTTGGAGTATTTATATATCGCCTTTAAATGAAGGCGCTTTGTATGGCTTTAGAGTCGAGGGGGAATACAACCCTAAGCAAGGGCAATTATTTAATGAAAAAAAACTACTAATAGACCCCTACGCAAAAGACTTGTTTGGCGAATTTACTTGGAGTGAGCGTCATTACGGACAAATGCCCATTGGCACTAAAAGCACCGTTGATAATGCTATTGATATATTTAAATCAAAAGTAATAGCGCCTTCGCTTTATGCCCATAAAAAGCCAAACCATAGATGGTCAAACACCGTTATTTACGAGTGCCATGTAAAAGGGGCAACGTATCGTCACCCTAAAATACCTAAGTCTCTGAGAGGGAAGTTTTTAGGGTTAAGTCATCCAAGTTTTATTGAACATTTACAAAGTTTTGGTATTACAGCCGTTGAACTTTTGCCAGTTCATTCATTTATTAGCGAGCAGTTTTTAACAGGAAAAGGACTGCAAAACTATTGGGGATACAACACTGTTAACTTTTTTACGCCTCACAAAGACTATTTGGTTAACGATGATATCAATGAGTTTAAGCAAATGGTGCAGCAGCTTCATGCCGCTGACATCGAAGTTATTATTGATGTCGTATACAACCACACCGCTGAGGCTGGTAATGACGGCCCTATACTCTCCCTCAGAGGCTTTGATAACTTAACTTATTACCGTACTGTAAACGGTCAACCTGATGTATATATAAACGATACGGGTTGTGGTAATACGATTAACATTGATCATCCCCGCGTATTACAACTTGTCCTCGATAGCCTTCGTTACTGGGTCGAGACGATGGGCGTTGATGGCTTTAGGTTTGATTTGGCGACGATTTTAGGACGCTCTCAGTCAGGGTTTAGTGCGTCGCATACTTTTTTACAAGCAATTGCCCAAGATCCTATTTTAAACAAAGTAAAGCTTATTAGTGAGCCTTGGGATATAGGCCCTGGTGGCTATCAGTTAGGCGCTTTTCCTTCACCATGGCGAGAGTGGAACGATCAATACCGCGATGTAATAAAACGCTTTTGGAGAAGCGAAGAAGGTATTATTGCTACCGTTGCTAAACGTTTACATGGCTCGTTTGATATTTTTGAGCACAGCGAACGGGGTCCTCTTAATAGTATTAACTTTATAACCAGCCATGATGGTTTCACACTTGCTGATTTAGTGAGCTACGAAGAAAAACATAATGAAGCAAATGGTGAGCAAAACCGAGATGGTCACAGTGCGAACTATTCTTTTAATTGTGGTGTGGAGGGCTTTACTGACGATCCACTTGTTACAGCACTTCGCTTACAGCAACAGAAGAATTTTTTGCTCACACTAATTCTATCTAAAGGCGTGCCGATGCTCGCATCAGGCAGCGAAATGGCCCACTCTCAAGGTGGCAACAATAATGCCTATTGCCAAAATAATCGTACGAGTTGGCTTGCATGGAAAGACTCGCAATTAAATCATACCTTAACCCGATTTGTAGATGATGCACTAAAGATTCGCCGTGCCCACAGTGCATTTAAACACAGTGTATTTTTAAATGACATAGACGAGCGTTTTACCGTTAGATGGTTTACCGAGGATGGGGCAACCATGTCTGATGCGCATTGGCATGAAAGTACACGGCAATTTTTGATGTACAGTTTGCTCGACAAGCAAAATAAACATGCGCTCTTGATTATATTTAATGCCAGTAAAAAAGTAGTCTCGTGTCAATTGCCGCCTTCTCCAATAAAAGCGCCTTGGCAAATGGTTTTATCAAGTGTCAATAATGCATCTATTAGTAGTGATAGCGGTGCGATGGTTGAAATTTCGGCACAAAGCAGCTGGGTATTCAGTGCAAATTTAGAGGAAATAGGTCATGGCTAA
- a CDS encoding isoamylase early set domain-containing protein, with protein sequence MLNKRFFKTKNEAEVTFEFTHPEAEQVCLLGEFNDWQPVPMKLNKKQGVFKCKQRLPIDQQFHFRYLINGNIWDNDHQADGYIGNTFGTVNSIVNTQRIN encoded by the coding sequence ATAAACGTTTTTTTAAAACAAAAAATGAAGCTGAAGTTACTTTTGAATTTACTCACCCTGAAGCAGAGCAAGTCTGTTTACTCGGTGAATTTAATGATTGGCAACCAGTGCCTATGAAGCTTAATAAAAAACAGGGCGTGTTTAAATGTAAGCAACGCCTTCCAATTGATCAACAATTCCACTTTCGTTATTTGATAAATGGCAACATTTGGGATAACGATCATCAAGCTGATGGCTACATTGGCAATACATTTGGTACAGTAAATAGCATAGTTAATACGCAACGTATAAATTAA